A region of the Apium graveolens cultivar Ventura chromosome 6, ASM990537v1, whole genome shotgun sequence genome:
atattgaaattcaaatGAGGAATTTGAATTTTGGAATTTCAAATACAAATAACCTGTTTGGTAATTACAAGAATTTCGAATCCTGAATTTCAATTTACCAATGCTGTTTGGCAATAAGTAGAATTTCATTTCAACTTAGATACTTAAAATCCATCAGTAAACAATCAAAAATACACCTGAACTGCAGAATCTTTTAACACAATCttaaaatatgtttaaaaatAACTAATCATTAATAAGCAATAAGATCCAGCCTAACTTTTTATCATCGGGTAAACTTTTCAGCATCTCGAACTCGTCAACTTGTCCATTTACAAACCTCTTGACAGCCCTCATAGCATCATTATCTATGATTTTATCAACTGTAGATACGACCTCATATATTTCTTTGCAGGTGGGTCGTGGTGGTTCTTTTGCTTTACTCAAGTATTCCTTGAATGACTCTGCAAAACTAGTAACGGCATCAGCAAGACAGTCCCTCTTTTGCCTTTTATTTAATTCACCAGAACCCGTTTCAGCAGTGCTAACAACTTCATTTTCGAGCTCCATTGCGGTTGTCGACTCTTCATACTGCTCTGCACCATCACCAATAGCTCTATCAGAGGCAAATAAAGTACAAATGTCATCCCAATTCTGAATACGCTTGTTCTGGTAGGCAGAAGCGTGTGGAACTCCTGCCCAAGAAAATCACAACACAAAAAAATCAGCAGAAtgattattaatcattatacacaGCATTGTAAAGAAATAGTAAAGTGTTTGAATTAGATCAGAAGCAGGCATTAAACAAAATCTGTAAAAAGTTATCCAACAACTTAAAGTACTCTAAGAGAAGGAACCATGCACAAAGGGCAAAACAGAAAAAATAATCACTCCACCCAATTTCATTTGATTATTTACATTCATACCAACCATAATATGCTTCTGCAATCTGCAGAGCCTTGAAACTTCTACGACCTGTTATTAAGAATGAGGTCTAATAGACCTGCAAGAGTTTTTGCTGTAAGATCTGGGCCATTGTTCTCTTGGGTGGAGTCTGGTGTGAGTGTGTTTGTGAAGTGTGTGAGTGTGTGGTGTGTGTGGGTGTGTGTGAGCCTGTGTGTGTTAGTGTGTGTGTGCTTGAGTTTGGGTGGGGCGTTGGGTTTGAGTGGGGGTTTTCCTTTCTGAGTAGAGAAGCTAGGTGGATGcatgtgtgcgtgtgtgtgtttgGGTGGGGTTTCTTTTATCTGGGTAGGGTTCTTGGGCTGGGGTTCGTAGGGTTGTTGTTTGGTGTTGTTGCCTTGAGGGGGAGTGGTGTGAGAGTGAGGGTTAAGCTGATTTGGGTGGGGTTTCTTGGAGTTTTGGGAGATTTAGGGAGGAGTTTTAGGTTGCTGTTGCAGGTGAGGCTTATTATAGGGTGGGATTTTGGGAAGGTGGTGATTGCTGGGGGGAAGGATAGAGGTGGGCGTTGGTGTGTAGAGATTTGTGAGGGTCGATCTCAGGAGGGGTGGTTCTTGGGTTGGGGTTTTCTGCGAGAGTTCGAGATAGGAGAAGGAGAGACGAGAGTAGTGAAGGTGGTGAAAGGCAGCAGTTCTGGTTCGAGGAGTTGCCCCTGGGGGTTGGCCAGATTTTCGACAGATTGCAGAGGTCTGGTTGATGTTTGTTTCTGCACTTGTCGCTCATTTATGCAGGTTTCGAGTGGAGCAGGGGAGGCGAGTCTTGATCTGGGAGTTGATGGCAATGACGTTCAGGTGATTGTTTACGGGACTTGCTTCAGTTTGCTTAGGTTTCGTGAGGTGCATCTGGTTTTTATTGCTTGGAAAGCTGGTGTGAGCTTTGGGAATGACTGGGCTCTTCTTTTGGGCTGCAAGTTTTGTTTCGGTCATTTAATGAGTATGGGTACTGGTTTGGTTTATTTGGGCTTCTTGTTTCTAATTTCGTCAGGGCTTTATTTGTGGCTTGGAGAAAGGAAGTTGGGCTTATTTCTTGGTACTAGTCCCTCGGCCTGGTTGTTTGAGTTGGGCTTCCGGTTGGACTTTTGTTTGTTTTATTTGGTAGCTGTGCCTTTTTTTCTGTATTTGTGTAACAGAGTTGAGGTTGTTTTggtttttttgacttggtttcttttctttccttttttATTTTTCTCTTGAAGTTCTGTTTCAAGAGTTAAATTTTTAAGGACCCTTGTATATTCTCtcttttttaatatattttttgaGACTTGACCTCATTTACCCAAAAAAAAAGAATGAGGTCTAAACACTAGGGCAAAGGTCTTTGGCTACTGATATCTTCCTCTTATGTAAGATGCGGAGTTTCATTTTCACAATAGACAATACAACGTGTGTAACTATCTACTGGAGATATAATCATTTTAGCACATGCAACATATACAGGTGAAAGGATGAGTACTGATGGGGCTTGGTATGCTATTTTTCATTTAAAATCACTTTTGTTCATGCAGCGTAATAGTAGATACTAGTATATGTGTTAGGGAAAGGACTAAAACACCAAAAAAATAAAACCAAGTTCATATCTATATATACTGATATAAATAAGTGAAATCAATGTACTTGATCATATCTCTGAGAGTACCTAAGCCAGTAGGTATTCAAAATATCACTATTAATCATTTCATCTGTATCACTTGGTTTACATATATTTGACCAAACTTCACTACATTTATAGATTACTAAAGTAACATGTCAGCCCAGACCTCCATTGTATTCAACTAATACACTTTCGTGTCCAGTTCATTGTAAAATTGCATATCTATATCATTGGTTGCCTGCTCAACTTAATATTTGTTGCTTCCTTCAAAATCAAAAGTCCTTAAAGAGGGCTCTCATAACAAGACTTGTTACTTTAACAGCTGACTTGAACCAGTCTTGAGGTCAGAAACTTGTTGTACAATAATATCTGGCTGAGGTGCAGGATAAAATTAAGAGTAGCTGATAATTTTTAACATCCAATTTTGCAATTTATAATACAGTTATGTACTTGACCTATCCGCTTGCAATTTAAATTGCAATTTCAATTTAAATTGACCTTGATATAATAGTATATTACCATGTATAATTATCAGGTTTGATTCTTGTGTCTGCATAGATTATTTTGTGAATCAAGAGCACTAGAAGTAATATACTCAATCTGAGAAACATGATTTAGTTGCTCATAACTAAAAATTGACCAACTTGTCTCAGTAAGAAGCTTTACAAGCCAAATTAATCTTCCTTGAATGAGACTTGGCTTGCAGAATCTTCAAATATGCAAATAGTGTAAGCACAAAACCCCTACTACCTTGACCTCCTAGCAGACGTAGGTTAAACTTTctttttaaaaatcagattcaCTATTGCTAAGAGCAGAGAGCATCTCGCCACTAGCTATGATATGTGTGTGCAAAAAAGTATTACTCTGGATTGCTTTGAATTGCAAACAAGAATATCATGCAACTGTTTGCATGATAATTTTATTCAGGTAAGATAATACAGGAAATATAATCAGGAAAGATATAGAATACCTCACAATAAGCTTTCCATTCTGCAAGATCTTCTATCGGTATCACCAGCATCTTCTTTTCTTCATCCCACTTAAATTTGGTATAAGTTCTAATCTCAGTTATCATAGCATAGTGTTTCTTCCAAACCTTGATTCGGTTCCTCACATTATCCACAGTGGCAAATATAACCATTTCAAACCTTGTTATGTTTCCCGTCAAGAGCTCCAACAACACCCTAAATAAAGTTCTTGTTTAATAATGGACACTTTGAGTTTTACATACATAATTAGAAATTGACTTTTAGATTACCTCAAACCACTTCCACTAGTTATCATCAACATAACTAGTGGAATGGTCTACTTTCTTTATGTAATCCTTCCCAAGCTTGAGTAATATTCCAAGTACTATATGAAATTGTCGGCTCACTGTCTCTCCAGAACGTGCAAAAATAGCTTGTATGGTTCTATTTTCAAATCATGTGCTAGGATATGAAGAAACAAAGCGACAACTTCTTTAAAAGTGACATGTTTTGTATTTACTAACCCACCCTTAGTTTCTAAAAGGTGACACAACTTTTTAAATCGAGGTATATCAAGACGCAATTCATCACGACATCTCCTATCAATTTTTAAGGTATTCATCCAAGTAGCCCTAATCTGAGAATGATCGTAAGCATTCCATGTTAACTCCTTCAACCTATATTTTTGGCCATAAGATGCTGTCACTACGACTTGAATAAAACCTACTACCAACATAATTAATTCCATATCCTCTTCATTGTCAACATTATCCCTTGGACGCTTTCGTAAAACGTTAGAGACATGAAATTTTCTATGTTTTCAGTTagaaaaaataaacaaatattaACTTAATCCAATTACGACATACTCAATTAAAATCAAAAATTACAGCAGTTAGGCAGAAATAGAAATTacaaatagagagaaaatataAAGAGGAAAATGTGTAAACACTAACCCTTGAGCTGATTTCTCTTTTGAACGGCAAAAAGAaccaataaaatcaattattttccTATTAAAACATATAGATCTGATCAATTTATTTGTGTGAGTGAGAAAAAATTGAAATCAATAAGTAttcgtgtgtgtgtatatattgaaTCAATTTGTTGTGATATGTATAGATACACAAACACATATAGCATACCTCATGTTGATTGATGGATTAAGCAAAAACATAAGTGCGAAAAGAGGGATAAGTGGAatgagggggagagagagagacgGTGGAGAGATAGGGGGATACGGGGGGAGAGAGAGACGAtggagagagaggagagagagagagagagggggatAAGGGGAGAGAGACGgtagagagagaggagagagggTGAGTGAGTAGCTCGATCCAATATTTGGGCTATTTTTCATTTGGAATGACATATCTAAAATTGTTATTTGAAATACTTAGATATGGGCTTTAAATTTAAATGGGTAGAATTTGGGCCAAATACAAATCCAAATTTTTCATCTATCCAAACCACAAATTTGAGTGAAATCCAGTATTTGAAATGAAATATGGCTATCCAAACAGGTCATAGCTTCAGTTTGTGGGAATTTAAAATTTGATTATATAATATGGATTGGTTGTACAAGTTGCAGATACACAAAACATGCAGATATGGCTGCATCCCTAGCTATCATTAATTATATTCCCGAAAATCTTAAAGAGGCCATGAAGCAATCAAGCTTCTTAGACATCTCTCCCTTCTTAAATCCTTGAAAAAGGCATGGATGAAGCTAAACACAATGTTTCTTTCGCTGAGGTACATTTCATAATGTGATCTCTATTCTAGTTGTGAATTGTGATACATTTCATCATTTGAATGAGTACCTGCTTGCTTTTTAATTGTGACTTTTCTCTTAACTTCACGCGTTTATATGATGATTTTCGGGTATGGGGCGGGGATCGGggagatatatgtaaaaaattcGGGGATCGGGGCGGGGGCGAGGATTAGTGTCTCCCAGCCccgatccccgaccccgaatcgtattctaaataaaaatactattgtatatatatatatctcaaaTAAATACtgaaatatataaaatatattattattttcaatTTCTCATCTCCTATATGATTTAAATTTGCTTATTGTGGTATTATTtcattataatattataatttttgtttattattatactaaaaataaatattaattcaaattaaggttaaacattaatattaaatttaaaagaaaatctatatattatgATTTACTATGTGaatttttattgaaaaatattatttaaaatttaatcttttatttaacgaaaaaaataaaaaacaaatttTCGAATCCCGAGGGAATCTCCGTTCCCCGTTTGAGACAGGTAACGGTGAGTAAATTATCCCCGTTTGAGGATCGCGGCGGATTTGGAGATCGATTTTAGGTTCGGGGATCGGGGCGGGGACAACACTCCCCGACCCCGAAATGACCCGATGGCCATTCCTAATCGTCACAATAGTATTAATTCAAGGATTCCTAATCTGCCCTTCCTATATCAGGTGAGGACCAACTGCGTAGGTGTCCCAACGTTGCACACAACGTATTGCTAGCACAAACAGATTTGGAGGTCGATTTGGAGGTCGCTTGGTTCAGAAGTCGGTATGAGTTTGGAATCAGGAATCAGGAATCGGGGGTATGGGGATGAGCAATGATTTCTGATATTATATATTTGGTTCAGTGCTAGAATGAATCTTTTTATTTCAAATATAATCGACATTTCAATTTTGATTCTAATATTATGTGCAAGTATACATTATACATTGAAACTAAATTCTTACATAATTTACAAATAAAAATTTACTAAAAAATTATATGATTAGTAATATATAATTTaaccaattaaataataatttaatattttttaataaattaaatcttaCAAATTGGCATTagataaatattattataataatttaatttaaaattaaataatatatcaaatttaAAATATCTTTACATAAATTGTATTTAATCGTAAAAATAAAGATGAATAATAATAGTAAATATAATAACCAAAATGAGGTATAATATGGTTCAAacggttattccctaatttttagttatcaagaaaataaataaatagtgttatatatccgctaaactacgaaattattaaactattacacACATAGTCTACTTTTCCTACTAAACTACAACCATAccttatcctattattaaaaaaatagtgttatatatccgctaaattACTAAATCGTTAACCTACTAGATGTAATATACTTATTATATTAAACTACGACCATATGTTATcgtattatttttttataaatttattattattattatatatattaaaattataatatgacgggataaataaaaaatttaaatattaacgggAACCCGTGTATCACACGGGATTTAAGTTAGTAATGGTAAATCTGATACCTCATACCCCTTCTCCGTACCCACCTTTTCCCTAAGATATTAAATCTGATTCCAAGTGAATTTTAGGTACGGGTTTCAGCGAATACAAATCATGAACATATATGAGTTTGGAATGAACAAAATCCATACTTGATGTCCAAATTTTCTAAACCAGACGACTCTAGTGGGAGAGTGGGCTCTATCCCCTAGTTTTCTAGGAATCAGAAATGTCAAAATATGATTTTGCTACATTATTCAAGGTTTTTGTGAGATTCCATTGTTTAGATGTTATTTCATCTACCCCTCCCATTTATTTACACTTTTTTTTGGATGTCCCTTCTAATTAtttatatttcaaaaaaattcaaaaataataatttttttataatttttaaaataactacattcACTAGTTCTCTCCACTATACTCacttaatacatataatattaatcggtcttactactttactcacttttttatttttcctccattattttatcatttttcttaaaattCATGCCCAACTCAAATATAAACACTTGGACGGATGAAAGGAGTATCAAATGGGTACTGAATATAACATTATTATGAAGTCTTAGAGCAACTCCAAGAGCTACCCTATCAATGCTCTTAAGTTAAATTTTAGTCAAATTGACAAAAAAATCCAATAGCCTCCTAGTCCCTCCCCATAATCTTAAGAGCTTTAAAATCTTCCTCTCTATTAAGAGCATGTAATGACTCCTAAACTAGTTTTATATTAGTATTTATGTTTCCACAGAAGTCTGTGCACCGGTCCCTCCCTTTTGTTGCTGTTGATTTAAGATTAAAAAATATTTAGAGACATTATAGAGGAGGGCGGTTGGAGTTGAACAATTCATTTATATCATAAATAACTTAAGagattatataataataatttttatgaGGAATTTGTCAAACAATTCTTGGAGTTGCTCTTAGGCATTTCATTAATCATATTTCATGCCAACAAGCTTGATAAAATATTTACtattttacatatatataatttatgaaCATGCAGGAACAAATGCAAGCTGTGAACTTGTCAGCAAGTTTGTACTTTGTGCCTGACAACAGTTCCATTCCGTACTAAAATTATGGTGCTGCACTAAATGAGGTAAGCTGGCTGCTAAAACATTTTTTTTCAGTCTTGCAATCTACGAAAATGATATTCCCTCCGTCCCCGATATACATTTAATATATTGACTTCGGACATTATTTATGTTAAACAattgactattaatttacgtttaacttataagatcaaatataatcatgagtgatcttgttgaatttgtatttatgagtactttaatataatacaatttttatatttaatactattatgaaattaaagatattaacaataaAAATGTGTATTGTCAAACGTGTACAACATAAATAGAAAAtgtttttagggacggagggagtaataaaGTACATGCAAACTTAACTTTCTTGACAACGCTTTCACGGAGAATAAAactcttttttttaaaaaaaatcatttctaATGCAGTATTAGTTGAATTCGTATGTCTAAATACAAATGAGCCCGTAAGGTTTATCCAGTACGTACAAGGGTAGCGGCTGCAGGTTAACTAcgataaaaaatatatttatactTCATGTAGAGATAACTAATCTTGACTGGAAAAACAACAATTCTTCGCTTGGATATCATCTATGATTGCGTACAGAGCTGGAACCCTACTGTAGATTTGGGACAGGTTTGTCAAACATCTAAAATCAGAATTTGATTGTATTTAATTTGTTTGATAGTCATCATTTTACTTGGTCCGAATAATTTAACACGTTTCAGTCTTTccattaaaaaaaattgaaaatttgaAAGTGTAGAAAAAAGGGGAACAAACTCGGAGATAAGGGAGGAGGAAAAGAATAATGGAGAAAAAGAAGGGGAAGTTGTTGCATGAGTATATAGCAAGGATAGGTTGACAAGAAGAGACACGACCAAGAAAACTGAGAACAACTACAAAACATATGGTATTAGAAAAAATGATGTATGATTGTTGTCTTCAGTACTTGTAAACTTCTTCATTGATTTAGTGGATTTCATTTTAGGTTGGGTACACGATCCCACCCGCGGTTTTTTCCCGTTCTCGGGTTTTCCACATCACCAATCTTTTGTGTCTAGTTTACTTATGTTTCTCTTTGTTCATTAGCGTTAATTTGCTCACACTTAGCATTGATCCTTAGCATTTAATCCAACAAAAAATAGAAAAAACAATAATTTAACACGTTTCAGTCTTTCCATTAAAAATTATCTTATAAGACACCATATAGACCAAATAAAACACAACTAACCAGAGTTGCTACTGGACTTTAACAACTTAAATGGATCAGACCTCATCTTGTGGTGATTTTGATTAATTGTTATGTGATTGTATCTAAATATTGTGGTATATAATTGATTCAAATGAATAGTACATATTTTATTGAGTTTACTCTCATACAGTTTGAAGGGGCTCTTGTTCGAGGATTTGGATTCTTCATGTTTGAAGAGTACATTGCTAATTCAGATGGATCGGTAGTTTCCAATAGCATATGTATGTAGTGAACTAGTGTTGTCAAAAGCGCGCCTAGGCACAAGCGCACAAAAGCACACCCCAAGCGCCTTAACATAGGTAAAGCGCGACAACTTCAACCATGCTCGCACTTTTATAGGGGTGCTCGCGGTGCGGTTTGGTGTGGTTTAAGTTCAAATCGCATGTGTGGTTTAGCCAAATTTTCAAACCGCACCGCGTAAATTTTAAAATGCGCAAATAGGTGTGCTGTGGTTTGAGAggtttataaaataataaataattgttgCGTGACATCGTGGTCAAGACAGGACGGGAAGGTAAACTTGACGTCATAAGCACCTAGGACATGAAGGACAGCTGGTAAAATACTGACTTAGTACACATTATTGCCGAATAAATAGGAAATACAGTTCAGGGATTGATACCTATATACAACACACGATTCAAGATAGGAAAATTTGAAAGTGGAGAAAAAATGGGAACAAACTCGGAGATAAGGGAGGAGGAAAGGAGCAACGGAGAAAAAAAAGGGGAAGTTGTTGCATGAGTATATAGCAAGGATAGGTTGACAAGAAGAGACACGGCCAAGAAAACTGAGAACAACTACAAAACATATGGTATTAAAAAAAATGATGTATGATTGTTGTCTTCAATACTTGTAAACTTTTTCATTGATTTAGTGGATTTCACTCTAGGTAGGGTACACAATCCCACCCGTGGTTTTTTCCCGTTCTCGGGTTTTCCGCGTCACCAATCTTTTATGTCTAGTTTACTTATGTTTCTTTTTGTTCATTAGCGTTAATTTTCTCACACTTAGCATTGATCCTTAGCATTTAATCCAACAAAAAACAGCAAAAAAAATTGGCGCGGTCTATGGGAAACTTGTTAAGGATTTGATTAACGCATTACGATGGTAAACGACAGAGAACAAGTTACGAACCAAGAAGGTGAAGCTGAAAATCATAAAGAGATGGCTGCGACATTGAAACGGTTGCAAGATGAAATGGAAATGATGCGTTCGGAGAATGAAATATTGAAGAAAGAACTGACGACGGCCAAATCAAGAGCTAAGACTGCGATGAAGAAAACCATCCCAAGCGTAATCAGGCGTTTGGACATGGATGATGCATAAAACTACGATCAACATGAAGGACCAATGAATGGAACAGATGATGTCATTGACATAGAAGACATGGAGGATGTGCCAAATAATGATGATGACATGGAAATGAGGTGTGACGAGCAACGATACG
Encoded here:
- the LOC141668107 gene encoding uncharacterized protein LOC141668107, which produces MLMITSGSGLRVLLELLTGNITRFEMVIFATVDNVRNRIKVWKKHYAMITEIRTYTKFKWDEEKKMLVIPIEDLAEWKAYCEEFHTLLPTRTSVFRIGMTFVLYLPLIELLVMVQSSMKSRQPQWSSKMKLLALLKRVLVN